The Phragmites australis chromosome 15, lpPhrAust1.1, whole genome shotgun sequence genome window below encodes:
- the LOC133892698 gene encoding UDP-rhamnose/UDP-galactose transporter 2-like, protein MEAEKKPPAVSDVGAWAMNVVSSVGIIMANKQLMSSSGYAFAFATTLTGFHFTVTALVGWISNATGYSVSKHVPLWELVWFSLVANTSITGMNLSLMLNSVGFYQISKLSMIPVVCFMEWILNSKHYTTKVISAVVVVAAGVGICTVTDVEVNAKGFICACVAVFCTSLQQITIGSFQKKYNIGSFELLSKTAPIQALSLIILGPFVDYYLNGRSLLEYNFSGGATFFILLSCSLAVFCNMSQYLCIGRFSATSFQVLGHMKTVCVLTLGWILFDSALTVKNILGMLLAVMGMVVYSWAVEAEKKAAAPIPRNKSDMLDGEDVPLKARVSGLPPVDLEEGEMKS, encoded by the exons ATGGAGGCGGAGAAGAAGCCGCCGGCGGTGTCCGACGTGGGCGCATGGGCGATGAACGTCGTCAGCTCCGTCGGCATCATCATGGCCAACAAGCAGCTCATGTCATCCTCCGGCTACGCCTTCGCCTTCG CCACCACGCTGACCGGGTTCCACTTCACGGTCACGGCGCTGGTCGGGTGGATCTCCAACGCCACCGGCTACTCCGTCTCCAAGCACGTCCCGCTCTGGGAGCTCGTCTGGTTCTCGCTCGTCGCCAACACCTCCATCACCGGGATGAACCTCAGCCTCATGCTCAACTCGGTCGGGTTCTATCAG ATCTCCAAATTGAGCATGATTCCGGTGGTTTGCTTCATGGAATGGATTCTGAACAGCAAGCACTACACCACCAAGGTCATATCGGCGGTGGTCGTTGTGGCGGCGGGTGTCGGGATTTGCACGGTCACGGATGTGGAGGTTAATGCCAAGGGATTCATCTGTGCTTGCGTGGCTGTCTTCTGCACGTCACTTCAACAGATT ACAATTGGCTCCTTCCAGAAGAAGTACAACATTGGGTCATTTGAGCTGCTGAGCAAAACTGCACCTATTCAGGCACTTTCACTAATCATATTGGGCCCCTTTGTGGATTACTACCTTAATGGACGATCTTTGTTGGAGTACAATTTTTCAGGAGGGGCAACT TTCTTCATACTGCTCTCCTGCTCCTTGGCCGTCTTCTGCAACATGAGCCAATACCTCTGCATCGGCCGGTTCTCGGCGACCTCTTTCCAGGTCCTGGGACACATGAAGACCGTGTGTGTGCTGACCCTCGGCTGGATCCTGTTCGACTCGGCCCTCACCGTGAAGAACATCCTCGGGATGCTGCTCGCCGTGATGGGCATGGTGGTCTACAGCTGGGCCGTGGAGGCCGAGAAGAAGGCGGCCGCCCCGATCCCGCGGAACAAGAGCGACATGCTGGACGGCGAGGACGTGCCCCTCAAGGCCCGGGTGAGCGGCCTCCCCCCGGTCGACCTCGAGGAAGGCGAGATGAAGagctag